A genomic stretch from Desulfolutivibrio sulfodismutans DSM 3696 includes:
- the qrcA gene encoding menaquinone reductase multiheme cytochrome c subunit QrcA, which translates to MEERQSNKAGGVGGVVLLFLVGFVGALVVGWWVFPQLLFSQKTQPIGFSHKVHAEQGLDCESCHTFSKTGQFIGLPSTASCAECHPDETGGATDAEKEIDKFVTQYAKPGIEVPWLVYQYQPDNVFFSHAAHRGFECTTCHPDVANMDSPPPYHENRLSGYSKQTMKMWECERCHASMGTSNACYVCHK; encoded by the coding sequence ATGGAGGAAAGACAATCGAACAAGGCGGGCGGCGTCGGCGGCGTCGTGTTGCTCTTTCTGGTCGGTTTCGTGGGGGCGCTCGTCGTCGGCTGGTGGGTTTTCCCACAGCTTCTTTTCAGCCAGAAAACCCAGCCCATCGGGTTCAGCCACAAGGTGCACGCCGAACAGGGGCTGGACTGTGAAAGCTGTCACACGTTCTCCAAGACGGGTCAGTTCATCGGGCTGCCGAGCACGGCCTCCTGTGCCGAGTGTCATCCCGATGAAACCGGCGGCGCGACGGATGCCGAAAAAGAAATCGACAAGTTCGTCACGCAGTACGCCAAGCCCGGCATCGAGGTTCCTTGGCTCGTCTACCAGTACCAGCCGGACAACGTCTTCTTCTCCCATGCCGCTCACAGGGGGTTCGAATGCACCACGTGCCATCCTGACGTGGCCAACATGGATTCCCCTCCGCCGTATCATGAAAACAGGCTTAGCGGCTACAGCAAGCAGACCATGAAGATGTGGGAGTGCGAACGGTGCCATGCCTCAATGGGCACCAGCAACGCCTGCTACGTCTGCCACAAATAA